A single region of the Halorussus gelatinilyticus genome encodes:
- a CDS encoding mandelate racemase/muconate lactonizing enzyme family protein yields MRVTDVETFVVDADWRNWFFVQVETDKGITGVGEALSGEGLTAALEATAEAHKHYVIGEDPLNRKKINRQLRRYPFAWRAGKLINAVSAAFDIALWDIAGKYYDEPVWKLLGGKVRDEIPVYANGWHIGERTPENYAHHAKKAVEEQGYPALKCDPFAHYEYSLSDDQIEEVAELLEAVRDAVGWDVGIALDCHGRFTRRGAIEVADALEEYDIMFLEEPVELEDRDVMADVTQHVDMPVATGERLYNNETLEDVVRKQACDIVQPDVTNYGSLQEVQHAAAIAKSRYLTVAPHNPNAGISTAASVHLCAGIENLEVLEHMSRDVEWGDEII; encoded by the coding sequence ATGCGAGTCACAGACGTCGAGACGTTCGTGGTTGATGCCGACTGGCGCAACTGGTTCTTCGTCCAAGTTGAAACAGATAAAGGGATTACTGGTGTCGGAGAAGCACTGAGTGGTGAAGGACTCACAGCCGCGTTAGAGGCGACTGCGGAGGCCCACAAACACTACGTCATCGGGGAGGACCCCCTCAACCGAAAGAAGATCAATCGCCAACTCCGCCGATATCCGTTTGCATGGCGGGCTGGGAAGCTCATTAACGCCGTCTCCGCAGCGTTCGATATCGCGCTCTGGGACATCGCCGGGAAGTATTACGATGAGCCCGTCTGGAAACTCCTCGGCGGGAAGGTGCGGGACGAGATCCCCGTCTATGCCAACGGCTGGCACATCGGCGAACGTACCCCCGAGAACTACGCCCATCACGCCAAGAAGGCCGTCGAGGAACAGGGCTATCCCGCGTTGAAGTGCGATCCGTTCGCCCACTATGAGTACTCGCTGTCAGACGATCAGATCGAGGAGGTTGCGGAACTCCTCGAAGCGGTTCGTGACGCCGTCGGTTGGGACGTCGGTATCGCGCTCGACTGCCACGGTCGATTCACGCGGCGAGGTGCAATCGAGGTCGCAGATGCCCTCGAAGAGTACGACATCATGTTCCTCGAAGAACCCGTCGAGCTGGAGGACCGGGACGTGATGGCGGACGTCACCCAGCACGTCGACATGCCGGTGGCGACGGGTGAACGCCTATACAACAACGAAACGCTGGAAGATGTCGTCCGCAAGCAGGCCTGCGATATCGTCCAACCGGACGTAACCAACTACGGGAGCCTTCAGGAGGTCCAGCACGCCGCAGCCATCGCGAAGTCACGCTACCTGACGGTCGCGCCGCACAATCCGAATGCAGGCATCAGTACGGCAGCGTCCGTCCATCTCTGCGCAGGGATCGAGAATCTCGAAGTGCTTGAACATATGAGCCGTGACGTCGAGTGGGGCGACGAGATCATCTAA
- the hisI gene encoding phosphoribosyl-AMP cyclohydrolase, translating into MQDNSLTVDLEFGETELIPAIAQDVETDEILMLAYVSPDALAKTQNTGLAHYYSRSRDELWQKGGSSGHVQRVEEIRVDCDGDALLYRVEQEGGACHTGYRSCFYRTLDGDIVGEKVFDPDEVYE; encoded by the coding sequence ATGCAAGATAACTCTCTTACCGTCGATCTAGAGTTTGGTGAAACTGAACTGATACCTGCGATTGCACAGGACGTCGAGACGGACGAGATTCTGATGCTCGCGTACGTCTCACCGGACGCGCTTGCGAAAACCCAGAATACGGGTCTCGCTCACTACTACTCTCGTAGCCGCGATGAGCTGTGGCAGAAGGGCGGCTCTAGCGGACACGTCCAACGCGTCGAGGAGATCCGAGTTGATTGCGATGGGGATGCGCTGCTCTACCGTGTTGAACAGGAGGGCGGGGCCTGCCATACGGGGTACCGCTCGTGTTTCTATCGAACGCTCGACGGGGACATCGTCGGAGAGAAAGTATTCGATCCTGACGAAGTATACGAGTAG
- a CDS encoding ribonuclease J: protein MEIEIATIGGYEEVGRQMTAVRAGEDIVIFDMGLNLSNVLIHDNVQTEQLHSLDLIDMDAIPDDRIMSDLEGDVQAIVPTHGHLDHIGAISKLAHRYNAPIVASPFTLELVREEIQDEGKFNVENDLVEMDAGETMGIGEHCELEFVNVTHSIIDAINPVLHTPEGAIVYGLDKRMDHTPVLGDPIDMKRFRELGRERNGVLCYIEDCTNANKKGRTPSEAVARSQLRDLMMSLEDFDGGILATTFASHIARVTNLVEFAKEIGRQPVLLGRSMEKYSGAAERLGATTFPEDLGMYGHRKSVDRTFKRIMKEGKENFLPVVTGHQGEPRAMLTRMGRGETPYDLDNGDKVIFSAGIIPEPTNEGQRYQSERLLKMQGARIYDDVHVSGHISQEGHYQMLNTLQPQHVIPAHQNMQGFSGYVDLAESQGYKLGRDLHVTSNGNTIQLV, encoded by the coding sequence ATGGAAATCGAAATTGCGACAATCGGCGGCTACGAGGAAGTTGGCCGCCAGATGACCGCGGTCCGTGCCGGAGAGGACATCGTCATCTTCGACATGGGGCTCAACCTCTCGAACGTACTGATTCACGACAACGTCCAGACCGAACAACTGCACTCGCTCGACCTCATCGACATGGATGCGATTCCGGACGACCGCATCATGAGCGATCTCGAAGGCGATGTGCAGGCCATTGTGCCGACCCATGGTCACCTCGACCACATCGGCGCGATTAGCAAACTCGCCCATCGCTATAATGCTCCGATCGTGGCGTCGCCGTTTACGCTGGAACTCGTCAGAGAGGAAATCCAGGACGAGGGGAAGTTCAACGTCGAAAACGACCTGGTGGAGATGGACGCGGGCGAAACGATGGGCATCGGCGAACACTGCGAGCTTGAATTCGTCAACGTGACCCACTCCATTATCGACGCCATCAACCCGGTCCTCCACACGCCCGAGGGTGCAATCGTCTACGGCCTCGACAAGCGGATGGACCACACGCCGGTGCTCGGTGACCCCATCGACATGAAACGGTTTCGGGAACTAGGTCGTGAGAGGAACGGCGTGTTGTGTTACATTGAAGATTGTACCAACGCAAACAAGAAGGGTCGGACCCCCAGCGAAGCCGTCGCTAGAAGTCAACTCCGAGACCTCATGATGAGCCTTGAGGACTTCGACGGCGGCATCCTTGCCACGACGTTTGCCAGTCACATCGCTCGGGTCACGAATCTCGTCGAATTCGCAAAGGAAATCGGACGCCAACCAGTCCTCCTCGGGCGGTCGATGGAGAAGTACTCCGGGGCAGCCGAACGCCTCGGGGCCACAACCTTCCCCGAGGATCTCGGCATGTACGGCCATCGCAAGTCCGTAGACCGGACATTCAAACGCATCATGAAAGAGGGCAAGGAGAACTTCCTGCCAGTCGTGACGGGCCACCAGGGCGAACCGCGGGCAATGCTCACTCGGATGGGCCGTGGGGAGACACCGTACGATCTTGACAACGGCGACAAGGTTATCTTCTCGGCAGGGATCATTCCTGAGCCGACCAACGAGGGCCAGCGCTACCAGTCCGAGCGCCTCCTGAAGATGCAGGGCGCCCGCATCTACGACGACGTCCACGTCTCTGGCCATATCTCGCAGGAAGGGCATTACCAGATGCTCAATACGCTCCAGCCCCAGCACGTAATTCCGGCGCACCAGAACATGCAGGGCTTTTCGGGCTATGTTGACCTCGCAGAGAGTCAAGGCTACAAGCTTGGCCGTGACCTGCACGTGACTTCCAACGGAAATACGATTCAGTTGGTGTAA